Genomic DNA from Oryzias melastigma strain HK-1 unplaced genomic scaffold, ASM292280v2 sc00563, whole genome shotgun sequence:
AAGTAATTCTTGAGGGAGTGTAGATTGGACGATGTGATGGAGGGAAGAAGAGGTCGAAGttgtattaaataaatacttctttttccaaagaaatataaattttaACCAATATTTCACACAAGAAATTGgctttttaatgctttataaattgctgtttaaaaagaaatgtgacaAATAAGAGTGATGATAAAGTAGATGAGGTCACCTGATGATAGAGTACTCGGACATTCAAGCCAGCCCTGCTGCAGCCTTGTATCCCTGCAGGCTTGTGCAGATTAATGTGGTACAAGGGCCTTGGAACACGCATTCATAAAAAGATATCCTATCACTTGTACCtgcacacaaaaagaaatttgCTTTCATCCTAATTTAAATACAGGCATTTATCagtggagtttttttctttgacctcCTCAGTTCAATGTGAGTATACTATAAATCTATTCAAATCGAACACTGAAAGGAGGGTCTAAAAGGCTCCTTTCCAATGGATTCTAGTGGTTCGAATCCAAAGGGAGGCATGAAAAAGTACAGTGTCAATATGGGTTAGATGAATTTCTTGAGAGTGAATCAGCTATTCAAAATGCCCTTGCATCCTTTGCTTAGTACAGCCTGTCAAAATAAATTACGCTTCTCCATCgctaaaataaagattaaatgcAGCGAGCCCCTAAGCTttaagattttcaaaaaatttgaattagtttgcattaaagaaaaacatgctgCAGGGTAAAGTCTTTTTAGCTTTAGATATAGCTCGGAAATGTGGCATATTTAAGGTTCTTAAAGGGATGAGGACCAAATGATTGATGTGGCCTCAAAGACCTTCAGTGAAGTGTGACATGTATGACAGATGCTGCAAAAGCTGGTGGTGTTCTCCCGTGGTCACAGTTGCCTTCGGTGCCAGATTGTAGGGCGCTGTAGACGGGGCAAACTGGGcacttaaaaacataaagtgtAGGCAATGGCGGTTCAATAGAAGCTCCGATACAAGCCTCAAACTGCCTCTGAATTTGATTTGTTGCAGAGAAAGTCATGCTGAGGAAAACTCAAGATTCCCATGATTTAAGAAAtgattttgtgtgtattttgttacttttttcttatgTGTGGACACAGATTGTGCAACACACCTTTTTCGGTAAAATGCATTTCTCTGTCTCTTCGAATCACAAACGTGCTGCATTTAAGGCCcaccaaaaatattgtttttttccagtttaaacagcattttttgttttgtttttgcagcctcatctaaaatctaaataagagaaaagaaacatatttaataTCCACTACAGTATTTTCATTAGCTTCCAGTTGGGAGAAAGCTGAAGGACTTTTGTAGAAGGACAGCATGCAATGCACAAAACAGACTGAGGGGAGTTTTAGCAATATTAGTACTCCCAGGCAGATTATCTTCCTCATTAATTATGAATCTGATTGGCTTAATTAATGCATAATTATACTGCCGTTCAAATATTTTATCAGTTTGGTTTATAGTTTTGTGTTATAGGCTCCTGACCTTTGGGATAGATCATCCTGTACGGGATCTTGAATCTTGATATTATCAATGAAAAAGCATAATGACTGAAgaatgatgattaaaaaaaactgtacataaATGTTAGCAATAAAATCAGGACAATGGAATGTCATGACACTATTTTATCCGATAATTTCAACTGATTCTGAACCAAAACTGTAAAtagataatgtaaaaaaaagggttgTAAAAAGGGATGGGACCAcacaagaatttttttctactcactccttttcaagcacattgtttactttacttgtatatttgtatttttgtatttttttatttttagattcatatatttgtatttttaaattatgtttactttcattttttatttgaaacaaaaaacaataaaacaaacaaaaaaaaagacttgtggacagagttttatttgaaaactgtGATATAATGTTACACAATGTGTGTATTCAAAGAATTGTGTACATCCAACAACGTGCAAGAATAATAGTATTTTATCATCATATCTTTTAAAAGATTGTTGTAGGAACAAAGATCAGTAATGACAAatgacaagatttttttttcttgacaaaacCCTGGTATATAGCTTTATGTATCATCTCTGCTCCACATTCTATTAATATAAGCAAAACCAAAAGCAACAAGTATGGCAGATCTTGAAATGAAGACGTACAGTCTGGTTTCAACAACCTTTCTTTGCTCTGTTTTCAAttcacaaaaactgtaaaggGGGGTTTGTGTAAGGGAGTTTCATGacttgaaaattactattattgaTCCGAATGATAAAGGTGGCTTTAAGTTACCTGTTTAATGTTGTCATCCATGTTTAGAGAAAACTTGTAANcttaattaaattgagtccatccaatggatcatttctttgagtgtATGGCAGATCTTGAAATGAAGACGTACAGTCTGGTTTCAACAGCCTTTCTTTGCTCTGTTTTCAAttcacaaaaactgtaaaggGGAGTTTGTGTGAgggagtcacatgacttgaaaattactattattgaTCCGAATGATAAAGGTGGCTTTATGTTACCTGTTTAATGTTGTCATCCATGTTTAGAGAAAACTTGTAAGGAGAGGTAGATAATACTTCACCTCACCTTCAAAGGCCTCTTGCCGTCCTTCAAGATAGAAACCTCTTAGCATCATTAACTGTTCTGAAGTTAGCTTGTAGCTTATGTGAGATAACATACTCTTGTGTATCTGTAAGTTTGTGTGAAAAGATCAGCTTTACCCCTGACACCGTTTCAGCTATCacaactcttcaactgtttgcaCAATTAACGCAATTCCAACAGATACTaagaaaagcaactttgcaCTGAAATCTGCTGATTTTGATAGTGGATTTGCAACAGTTTCCATAggtaatatgttaaaaagttgcttttgtCCGCAGGGGAAATAAGCTGATTCATATTGATTGGATAAAGGGTCAAAAAGTTACGCTGTGTCAAAGAACGTGTGTTATTTAGCTGTCGCTGGTGATATCTATGGTGTTGAAGGATTAAGATATGGAACATTAACATCATTTAATATGCATAATGCTAATAGAGAATTAGATtatctgttacatttttaaaagtaagtcTAGAGGTCTCATTGCAAGGCCATAAATACTCTTTGCTACATTCATACTTCAAGATTGGAAGCTTGCGTTCAAGTAACCACTTAAACAAAAACTTAATGATAAATGTACACATGTGTGTTTCAGGCTTCTACATTTAAAACTCTAGCATTTACGTGTCGCTGTATAAGTTTTTCGTACGTGCTGAAAGTTAAAACacctgaactttgaccagtcagaaGCTCAGATTTGTTTGTGatgtttataataataataataataaattttatttatatagcacctttcgaGATNatttccaatgaactcctgccgctctgcagaaactatgtcctagaaaacaatactttttttttcttttttaatttaggctaaaaacagaataatcataattaaaagaccattggaaacactttcacaatagatcaaaatatgatcacagTAGTCCATCTCAGTTTTATCCACCACTTTCATTTGATGTATTTCAgattaaactgttaaaaataactGTTGTATTCTTTTTCCAGGGAcgtcttcagtgttttctgtgTCGCTTGAAACCGTCCTTGCAGGACATGAGAACTGGGTGTGTGGAGTCCACTGGCAGCCTCCTGTCTACAAAGGTAGAGTTGGTCTCACATCAGCATCAGATATATAGAggaaataataatacattttatttatatagcacctttcgaGATAATaaccacaaagtgctttacagtaaaacacagaataaaacacaaagtaaaaccaaatataaaaacaggacataaacagagttaagaaaaagcaattttaaaaagatgtgtttttagctgctttttaaaagaaaaaactgagtcaaaagatctgaggctgagaggtaGGGAGTTCCAGAGGGATGGAGCTACTGCTGCGAAGGCTCTGTCACCCTTAGTTTTTAACCGTGTTCTTTTGGCAACCAGCAGgccctggtcacatgatctgagTGACCTGCTGGGAGTGTACGGCTGCACGAGGTCTTTTATGTAGACTGGTGCTTGGTCATTTAGAGCTCTGTATGTTAAAACCAGGACTTTGAACTGCACTCTGTAGCAGACAGGgagccagcttttttttttttgtaaactaaatTGTTCCAGCATTTATTGTGGGGTTACATTCCATAAATATCCAGCAAAAGGGGAAATCCACAAAGTAAGTTGGGGATGTCCCAATCAGATCATGTGATCTGATATCTGGGCCGATCACTTGGTTGATGTCTCAACTGAAATCGAATGTTGACCCCGATCAATGAtctgatatttaatttattctattGTGATCAGATTCAAAGACATTCAAAAGTAGCTTCCCATCTTGGCtcaagagagagaaaaaaaagcaaacaaaaaagggaaaagtatggaaaatcagtctttttttttacatggttCACCTTATTcctttgaatatatatattcaaaggaatatatatatatatatatatatatatatatatatatatatatatgttggaACTGGGAGCCATTTATCCCTAAATATatcacttttcatttgaagacTTTACATCTTTCAGTTTGTTCTTCCATTGGGTACCAGAGGAGCCAGTTaaaggtggctcgggcatctggtccccCTGGACGCCTCCTGGCCCTCCAGGCACTGGGCGGAAACCTTAGGGCAGACCCAGAACACGTTGGAGTGACTATGTCTCTCGACTgacctgggaacacctcggggtccccccagaggagctggaggaagtgaccagggaCAAGGAATTCTGGGCATCCATGCGTAACCTGTTGCCCATCTCAAATGTGCCGAAGATAATAGATTGTTGGAATATGcttattttattggaattttgtgtatttgctgAAGCAAAACATCTACTTAACTAGAAAATCTTCTTGTGTCTATTACAGATTATacttaaaacctcaaactgTGCAGCATGATCATAATCTTCACATCTTTAACATGTGTTTGTCTCCCCCTGCAGATGATGAGCTGCAACAACCAGCCAGGCTCCTCTCTGCCTCTATGGATAAAACCATGATCATCTGGGCTCCTGAAGAAGGATCGGGCGTCTGGGTTGAGCAGGTTAGTATAGATTTGACGAATACACAATGGTCCCCATATGTGGCAAGTGCCCAGTCAACCAAATCCACACTCTCAGTTCCACAGTATTTTGTGTTACCTCTAGTAGACGTCCATCCATGATCTCCTTTCCTTCTGTCAGTAGCCCCTTCATCAGTTTTCACTCTCCCTGACGTTGAGCTGTCAGGAATAGAACTAGCGGACAGTGATGAAGAGGTGCTGAATCTGGCCCACAACTGGAAAGTTTAGACAATCCCATGTCTTCCTAGTCCATCACTCACACATTGAAAGCTGTCTCTTAAACCCACTCCCCAGCATAAATGACAGGAGATGGAAAGAAACGTGGAGGAAGACCTGCTTTGGCCTCCGCTCCTACTCTTTTTCCCTCCTTCATCATCTTTCTCTTTTAGTCCCCAAACTGACATAATTTCAACCTTTTATCGCTTCCtttctttctgtatttttctctccatcttcagtatcatttctgtttctgtctgtctgctgcGCCCCCCCTCCATCGTGTCTCTCTGAGCTCCCAACAGATGCCATTGTGCCAGAGTGGGGCTAAATTTAACCCAAGTGTGGATGAAACAGAAAGAGCATCTGCTCCAGACCCTttcccccccctttttttattggatACATCTGGCATCTTCTCAGGTGGTTCAAGGCTGAATGGGAACAGCGAGTCTTGtcttaaatgtaaaagtattaggctgacagacacacacagaacGAGCATTCCTTTGAACTGGAGTGGTTCACCTCGCCGTGACAGGAACCGAGAATATGATTACGCTCGGGGGGCTGATGAGAAAGATTCCACGCTTGATCGGTTACATTTTTGCACCTTTTGATCTCATCATTTGTGTCTACtcagatgaaataaaaagctagcagaaagaggaaatccaaagtatattaaaaaagacATGATTTGAAGATGAAGCCAAACTTTTTGTGGAGCGTAagccgattttttttttttttttttttttctcaaaagtttgGCCACGACTTAAGTTTTGCGACTTAcatgtgacttttaaaaaataaatatggtctcatttttatatttgttattttcccacttaAGAGCAGTTGCCCTTTAGCATTTGCTTCCCAtaaacaaccactagagggcactgtaggtgtatcagtatttgctactgacagcaacacagaagaagtgCCGTCCAAAGCAAACACGGATGAGAATCTGATTGCTCTCCACCTGAAGTTTATGATAATTTTCTCTGGACATTATTCTTATTTCTATGTTTCCCTCTTCTACTAATGCGAGATAGCAAGTTATCAAATTGGGTCTCAGagacacagaagtaccgctgaatgCGCCTTACTTCGGTCCGTCTCACTCATCTCAGGTTGACCAATTGCTGTCTCGCTTTagtcagaggagaaaaaaaaatagaaacaagaataaaattagaggatctttttattattgcaaaaaaaattgtcatgaaGTTCAGGCTGAGAACGATCAGTTTGTCTATCTGTTGATCGCGTTATTGAACATGTCACGTGTCAAAGCCAACATATTCTCTTTCTATAGTCGTCAtatattgacgcatggttaagaaCCCCGCCGCGTCACTTTTGGGTTAcctcaactcgtcgttttttgttgtgctgactgttcccattaaggCTACCCAACCTCCGGGTTTTCACGGGTACCGATCCGGTACTGGACGTGGACTGCACCAGTACCTTAACCATAACCCAGTACCGGACGTGGAAtgcaccggtacccaaaccctaaaatTTACACCCATACTGGACGTGGATCAATACCGGTTCGGGATCCAGACCAGGATAGGGTTAGGGGACCGGCGGTGTCCTGTGGCTTAGTCCACGTCTGGAACTGCGTCCGACAAAATAaccggacccctgatttaattggaacaaccACTACGTTAAAAAACGGCAAGTTGGAAACGGCCAAAGCGTCAAAAAGGGACGCGGTGGTGTctttaaccatgcgtcaataaGTCACAACTTGGGAATAATAACGTGTAGCCGAAGCTGAGTAACTGATTGGTTGATACAATGCGTCTTCTTTgccaaagtttagatttttaaactcCAGACGCACCACTTCAcccaaatttgattttatttatacatttgaaCCAGAGTGGGAGGATGAACGTCTAGAGATGAAACATCTCGTTTATTAAGAGGATCCTCCATTTTAACACGTCATACGCCCAAATAACAGAggagaaaccaaacaaaactgtGCAAATAGAaattgaatatacataacacatacacacaccagCTGTCAATATCCACCCATACCTAACATGATATTTCTGAATGTCGAAATATATACATTTGTGAAAAAGCTGCTCTGAATAGCTTTAAAGCTGCTCATATAAAGTGTTATTTTCTCATCAACAACCACTACAGgacactgtaggtgtgtgtatcagtatatATGAATGATCTCAATACTGACATTTTGTAGAGcctttcataaaaataaaactgatctctcaacatcatccgtgtcttccatacattatAAATGAGATATAGAGTCAATGTTTACACGTAGAGATGTGACTAAAACCTTGATGGTAGTTTCTCCCACATGCACCAGTAgggtctagtttatgaacacatttttggacaagtatTGAGCGTTGTATTTGACGCGCATCGAAAAAGAGGTAGCGGACGCAAATTTGACACATGtatcacgttcagtgtgaatgcagaatTCAGAAGCAttagacttttctcccaaagtGTGACTTGTACTCCAGAGCGATTTCTATAtggttttccctttttattaaGCATTTCTTTGCTGCTaagacttatactctggagcaACTAATAATAATTGTGAGATTAGTCTTTTATGAAAGCCAAGGCAGCAAAGTGACTGGTAAAGCGTTTTAAGACTGTAGCTTAATTAAGTGGACGATTGAATATGAATTTGGAAGATAAATTAGGTTCAAACCAGACACCAagatatttaaaagattttgcTTACTCAAGAGGAGAGGAGTCTTAAAAATGCAGATTAAGATTTAAACAATCAGGGTTTATTGTATTAGTCTTAAAGAGAATGCAATAAGATTTCATTTTATTCGAAGTCTTTGAAATCAGCCAATGTTGAACTGAGTTAAATGGTGCTGCATCGATTAAATCACACTGTATCCAGATCGATTAACCGATGCTAAAATATCTTTGTAGAACCTCTGATCACATCTGTACCTTGACttgacattgaaactggacgtcTCTGGTGTGCGAATAGCAGCATAACTCAACATAAGCTTGGCGAAGTCGTTGCACTTTTCAcctaaaagtgcaacttatatataatttttttcttctttattattttgcCCCATTCTTTTTGGCTTCTGCGACttgtagccaaaaaaaaaatatggtatgTTATTATTCCCTCCAGAATCATCAAATTAAATTGGGTCCAAAAAAGCAGCTGTGGGAGACCAGTCCCATTAATGCTGgaaaaacataatgaaaaagTAATCCATCTTcaccaaaaataacatttatgtttaatgtGAACGTGCATGGATtgtgaatcttttttttgtgatcCAAACCCTTTGAACTGACAGGTTTTCTGCCTACAAAGGAGGCTTAACCTCTGAAGCTCTGtcacaaacaaacatgcatATACACCAATAAAACCCCACAAAATCTcatctatttatattttgtcaGCACCTTTGCAAATAAGGATTAAAGGTCTCTTGTCTTGTTATTTTAAGTGCGTTCCAATTTTTGAACAGGCTTGGCCAAAGTTCATCCTCACTGACACTGAAGTTTTTTGCGGCAGAGCAGATTCCACAGCACTAAATGACTAGCCATGTGTGTCTTAATTAGCCGATTTTTACAAAGAAGTGCTCCACGTCTTCATGCTGATTAGAGTAATTGGTGAGATTTAATGGAGAGCAGGGTTAGCAGTGGGGCGGTTGGGGCCCACCGCTGCGGAAAGCACATCTTACTAACGAGACAAACTGGTAATTATTGTCTCTGACTGACCACAGTGGGCTACCGCAGCGCCTTTGGGGATTATTACTTAATGGGTGTGTATTTGAGATATATCTTTAAGCCTTGGCAGATGCTCTGTCCTAAACAAAAATATGCCATAGttcaactttgaaaaaaaagcaacaacaaattGACTGTTTCAGATATTGTTCGGTCATttgaaaatttacaaaaaaggtgTTCTTGTTGTTGGGCCCTTAAGGCTCTAAAGGCCAAGTAGCCACATGTTGTTGCCACAGGTTGACAATGCCTCAGAACTTAATTTAACCAATCACAATCAATAAATTGTAGTTCTTAGAGAGGACTGGGGGCAGTATATTCCTGATATCATGGCAGTTGCCAGGCCATTAGAAACTCAAGTTTGCCAGAAATCGAGTATTTagttcttgattgattttataccttttaaccaacaaaaTCTTGTTCGCTTTTGTAGTTTTGAAACAATACAATAAATTTTCGATAcctattttttacatttataaccGATAATGATGTTACTCCCACTGCCAGAGCGATTTTCTATACgtatctaatattttttacattcctAGTATCAATAATGGCACCgtacaaaaataataagaagaaaatgGTAACTAgtgcaacatttttgaaatctAAATGTAACTGCACCACAAacttgtatttataaaaaaaaaaggcagtaattaaatatcaaattctctggtaaaaaaaaaagaaaaaaaacaaacaaaagcaacactgtaatataaaaatgtaaacaacacaacaaaaaagttcTACTGTTGGTGCAAATATGTGGCTCTTTACTGATTCTGCTCTCTGATGAAGAAGGAAGGGGAGGGGCAAGAGAGGAGGAAGTGCGTTATTTACACAGACAGgcaatgttgccagattgggcagtttcctGCACAATTGGGcaggtttttatttgaattgggctttttttttctccccccaatctggcaacaatgcagacagacagatgctGCACTTGCATGTACTCCATAAGTAAATTTAAGCTCGTTACTGTCCAAGAAAAACAGTGAGGAAATATTGATCTAAACACACCAGTATCGATACTTCACCCTGGTATCGATACTCATATTGATTCGCCCACCCCGCAGTTTTGCTGGGCATCTTCTGGCTGTCCTACAGACAGTTACATATTGCCTTGACACCATTTGCACAGTCAGTAATGAGCCAGTACTCACATCATTGCGACTATAGTGTTGCGCAATGATGCGTACTCCATAAGTTTCCATTATTATCATTACAAATACtccacaatacacttaccacacacacaatTGTATGTTCCATTTCcatgacgtcccttgaggtggcaatacgagcctcaagggaactgcgaAACACACCTGCACTCTGCTTAAAATGCGTCCGCTCCACTCCATGACCCCCCCCAcgggcccagacaacccaaaatcCTGCAGCACACATACAGATCAACCCCCTGTACAGGTACCTGTGACTAAGGCTGTAGAAACCCATGTGTGTTGCTTCTGCAGTTGAACCTATTGAGATAAGTTGAGCTGTAAAGCTGCTGGTTTTTATCAGTCAAGTATAAAACGATCATGCCTCATTAGTTAAGTCACAAGAGatagtaaaacatttaagagGATGATGCATCTATAGTTGGAGTCAGAGGGCTGCAAAGGGAGCAACGGTCCCTTGAACTGCCAGTGGTCTAATCAATAATAGATCTTCACCTTGGGTGTAATTTACCCTCAAGACCTCAGGGTCTCATAAAGATTTTAATCATTACTTTCAATTCTCAGTAGCATTGAGAAGTTAACACGATATTCCAGAGACTCACTGCCTTATGCCATATttctagaatatttttttctcattaaagcagttttaatttGGTCTCCAATTTTCCACTTTTTGTAGTCATGGTTTGATAAAGTtgtgcatacttttttttttacgggcTTATGTTTCAAATGAATTAATTGAATATAACTTTTAATCAGTTGCGAGCTAAGGATTTTGCATGTCTTCAAACAGTGTTGAAGAGAAGCTTTGGGCATGGGGTAGTTGGGCCTTCCAGGATCCTGCAgggattttttatatttcttgtcACAGAAAGCCTGGTGTTGGGActctttttctaaaaagttgcattaaagttgcacataaagtaaaaaacaaaaaaaaaaagtttcacatatttttccaattataattttcaaataaatgctgTGGGAAGAAGTTcaaatttgatatatttatttatttttcctagtTTAGTTAACTTCAATGTTATGCAATAGTACAAGAAATGTATTACaataataaatctttatttcatgCTTTTACAAGAGTACCCCTAAAACTTGAAATATGATACAATACcacaaaaagtttttataacctggattattttcatgttaaaaagttaaagaagtTGGTTCATTAAGgtttcaattgtttttcttatgtttaaattaaaaatgtagcatttaaatgttttatttatattcagaACAAAACTATTATTTATTGTAGTTTACTTTCCATATTATGTGGCTTTTGTTCATTTAACCCTTAAtcagtttctctttttctccttcatttgtttatcTTAGCACCATTTTTTCAGCAAACACTAAAAGTCTAAACACAATTTATCattcaaaacagacatttaaaaacacactttggtCATAAAgattacttcaaaataaatactttagtCTTAtgccttatatatatatatccctaTGATGGTAAATATGTGCCAAATCATACAAGCTTAAATAATAGACCGACGAGGTAGAGTCACACACATACAAGTTTAATTTACACACATGTAAAGCTGAATGTGAAGTTGCAGGAAAAAGAGGaacatgtgagaaaaatgtgtacttttgGAATATAATGTGGGAACTTGCGTGACAAAAACCTTAACTtgtatgtaaaaatattataatgtaaagaaaaaccacacacacaaacacacaagattTAACTTGAGGTTTTggggaaaagaaacaaaagaaacagagGCAGATTGACCGTCTTCGCGGATATCTTTGGTACTCTACCCCTGCGAATTACAGggggttttatatatatatatatatatatatatatatatatatatgtgtgtgtgtatatatacatgtatatcaATCTCTGCATTTACAGACAtcttattgtcttttatttaaagtgataCATTGTTGTACACTCATGTCAAacctacatttatttttctctctagAAAATCAAATTAGTCTGACTGTTACGCCCCAATTTGTCAAGGGGAtctggggcctaacataaaggtaaattaaataagtgtttaacaaaaacacaacaaaagtctccataaaaagttaacaaatttatttacaaagaccaaaaccaccaaaataaaaactaaaagtgaagcaaaagttcagtaaaaccaaatacggccacagccgtaacactgACCCAGAAGTTTCCCTTACCAAAGAGGTGACACATGTTGTGTATAAAAAGACAGAGAAGTACATGGCTTCTGTCAGTGATGATTGCCCCCataatatgtctttttttttctctctccaaCACCAGGTGCGAGTAGGGGAGGTGGGCGGAAACACTCTGGGCTTCTACGGTTGCCAGATGAGTCCTGATGGATCTATGATTGTGGCTCATGCTTTTCATGGAGCGCTACATCTCTGGTGTAA
This window encodes:
- the LOC112140421 gene encoding elongator complex protein 2-like, translated to MDKTMIIWAPEEGSGVWVEQVRVGEVGGNTLGFYGCQMSPDGSMIVAHAFHGALHLWCKDSNKEEWRPGVVISGHFRAVQDLSWDPEGEFILSVGSDQTTRLFTPWKKRDNKQVT